One segment of Toxotes jaculatrix isolate fToxJac2 chromosome 8, fToxJac2.pri, whole genome shotgun sequence DNA contains the following:
- the dek gene encoding protein DEK isoform X3 yields the protein MSDVAEEAMDSSAVSEEEVEDQQETSQGDQSSPNKSRSKIPVVGEIIEGKRTKKTVERLDFQAPKQMEKLKIGDGSGDKLGDIARTNFQITKMKPADLKPLHAILFDRPGKMATIKKNLRLFNGFPFDADSEQYSKKREKLLKNSNFTNTKLKVVCGVLDLEKKGTHTDLVDRILSFLIAPKNSGKRVPVKKKRKSKKKLSGDDSKAKTKQKSKSKPRSSSSSPKKSKTGSKSNAIVMDSSSDEDDDEEDEKAGAPAEAEGSDTEGKPSEKEEDQSDKSEQSADEEEEEEEEEEEEEEDEDKEDDDEYPKSKSSRGKAASKKSAPVKRQRTPAKKTGPPKKRAKKDVSEESESDVNSEADEKPKKKKSAPTKPAAKTKKADSSSNSKNNTNTAEDSSDDEPLIKMIKKAPTDEQLKETVQSLLKEANLEEMTMKQICRRVFDTFPDHDLTGRKDYIKETVKSLIT from the exons ATGAGTGACGTGGCGGAGGAAGCGATGGACAGCTCTGCAGTgtcagaggaagaagtggaggACCAGCAGGAGACGTCGCAGGGAGACCAGTCGAGTCCGAACAAAAGCCGCAGTAAGATACCAG TGGTGGGTGAAATCATTGAGGGCAAGCGGACAAAGAAGACAGTGGAGAGGCTCGATTTCCAGGCACCCAAGCAAATGGAGAAGCTCAAGATTGGAGATG gtAGCGGAGATAAATTAGGAGACATTGCACGCACCAACTTCCAGATCACGAAGATGAAGCCAGCTGACCTGAAACCTCTGCACGCCATCCTGTTCGACAGACCAGGAAAG ATGGCCACAATAAAGAAGAACTTGCGGCTGTTTAATGGCTTTCCCTTCGACGCAGACAGTGAACAGTACTCCAAAAAACGAGAAAAACTTCTCAA GAATTCAAATTTTACCAACACAAAACTCAAAGTTGTCTGTGGTGTTTTGGATCTGGAGAAGAAAGGAACGCACACAGATCTGGTCGACAGGATCCTGAGTTTCCTCATCGCACCAAAGAACAGCGGGAAG CGTGTACccgtgaagaagaagaggaaatcaAAGAAGAAACTGTCCGGCGACGACTCGAAGGCAAAGACCAAGCAGAAGAGCAAGTCCAAACCCAGGAGCTCATCGTCGAGTCccaaaaagtccaaaacagGAAGCAAGTCAAACGCCATCGTCATGGACTCGAGCAGCGacgaggatgatgatgaggaagacGAGAAGGCGGGGgctccagctgaagctgagGGATCCGATACAGAGGGGAAACCgtcagagaaggaggaggaccaGTCTGACAAGTCGGAGCAGTCTgcagacgaagaagaagaagaggaggaggaggaggaggaggaagaagaagatgaggataaagaggatgacgatg AGTATCCGAAATCAAAGTCGAGCAGAGGGAAGGCTGCGTCCAAGAAATCGGCACCAGTCAAAAGACAAAGGACACCAGCGAAGAAGACGGGTCCTCCTAAAAAGAGAGCGAAGAAGGACGTTTCAGAAGAGTCAGAGTCTGACGTCAACAGTGAAGCTGACGAGAAG cccaaaaagaagaaatccGCTCCCACCAAACCGGCCGCCAAAACAAAGAAGGCCGACAgtagcagcaacagcaaaaacaatacaaacacag cagaggacagttcAGACGACGAGCCGCTCATCAAGATGATAAAGAAGGCGCCGACCGACGAACAGCTGAAGGAGACGGTCCAGAGTCTGCTGAAGGAGGCCAACTTAGAGGAGATGACCATGAAACAGATCTGCCGGAGG GTGTTTGACACCTTCCCAGACCACGACCTGACCGGCAGGAAGGACTACATCAAAGAGACAGTCAAATCT
- the dek gene encoding protein DEK isoform X2 codes for MSDVAEEAMDSSAVSEEEVEDQQETSQGDQSSPNKSRSKIPVVGEIIEGKRTKKTVERLDFQAPKQMEKLKIGDGSGDKLGDIARTNFQITKMKPADLKPLHAILFDRPGKMATIKKNLRLFNGFPFDADSEQYSKKREKLLKNSNFTNTKLKVVCGVLDLEKKGTHTDLVDRILSFLIAPKNSGKRVPVKKKRKSKKKLSGDDSKAKTKQKSKSKPRSSSSSPKKSKTGSKSNAIVMDSSSDEDDDEEDEKAGAPAEAEGSDTEGKPSEKEEDQSDKSEQSADEEEEEEEEEEEEEEDEDKEDDDDDEYPKSKSSRGKAASKKSAPVKRQRTPAKKTGPPKKRAKKDVSEESESDVNSEADEKPKKKKSAPTKPAAKTKKADSSSNSKNNTNTAEDSSDDEPLIKMIKKAPTDEQLKETVQSLLKEANLEEMTMKQICRRVFDTFPDHDLTGRKDYIKETVKSLIT; via the exons ATGAGTGACGTGGCGGAGGAAGCGATGGACAGCTCTGCAGTgtcagaggaagaagtggaggACCAGCAGGAGACGTCGCAGGGAGACCAGTCGAGTCCGAACAAAAGCCGCAGTAAGATACCAG TGGTGGGTGAAATCATTGAGGGCAAGCGGACAAAGAAGACAGTGGAGAGGCTCGATTTCCAGGCACCCAAGCAAATGGAGAAGCTCAAGATTGGAGATG gtAGCGGAGATAAATTAGGAGACATTGCACGCACCAACTTCCAGATCACGAAGATGAAGCCAGCTGACCTGAAACCTCTGCACGCCATCCTGTTCGACAGACCAGGAAAG ATGGCCACAATAAAGAAGAACTTGCGGCTGTTTAATGGCTTTCCCTTCGACGCAGACAGTGAACAGTACTCCAAAAAACGAGAAAAACTTCTCAA GAATTCAAATTTTACCAACACAAAACTCAAAGTTGTCTGTGGTGTTTTGGATCTGGAGAAGAAAGGAACGCACACAGATCTGGTCGACAGGATCCTGAGTTTCCTCATCGCACCAAAGAACAGCGGGAAG CGTGTACccgtgaagaagaagaggaaatcaAAGAAGAAACTGTCCGGCGACGACTCGAAGGCAAAGACCAAGCAGAAGAGCAAGTCCAAACCCAGGAGCTCATCGTCGAGTCccaaaaagtccaaaacagGAAGCAAGTCAAACGCCATCGTCATGGACTCGAGCAGCGacgaggatgatgatgaggaagacGAGAAGGCGGGGgctccagctgaagctgagGGATCCGATACAGAGGGGAAACCgtcagagaaggaggaggaccaGTCTGACAAGTCGGAGCAGTCTgcagacgaagaagaagaagaggaggaggaggaggaggaggaagaagaagatgaggataaagaggatgacgatgatgatgag TATCCGAAATCAAAGTCGAGCAGAGGGAAGGCTGCGTCCAAGAAATCGGCACCAGTCAAAAGACAAAGGACACCAGCGAAGAAGACGGGTCCTCCTAAAAAGAGAGCGAAGAAGGACGTTTCAGAAGAGTCAGAGTCTGACGTCAACAGTGAAGCTGACGAGAAG cccaaaaagaagaaatccGCTCCCACCAAACCGGCCGCCAAAACAAAGAAGGCCGACAgtagcagcaacagcaaaaacaatacaaacacag cagaggacagttcAGACGACGAGCCGCTCATCAAGATGATAAAGAAGGCGCCGACCGACGAACAGCTGAAGGAGACGGTCCAGAGTCTGCTGAAGGAGGCCAACTTAGAGGAGATGACCATGAAACAGATCTGCCGGAGG GTGTTTGACACCTTCCCAGACCACGACCTGACCGGCAGGAAGGACTACATCAAAGAGACAGTCAAATCT
- the dek gene encoding protein DEK isoform X1, translating to MSDVAEEAMDSSAVSEEEVEDQQETSQGDQSSPNKSRSKIPVVGEIIEGKRTKKTVERLDFQAPKQMEKLKIGDGSGDKLGDIARTNFQITKMKPADLKPLHAILFDRPGKMATIKKNLRLFNGFPFDADSEQYSKKREKLLKNSNFTNTKLKVVCGVLDLEKKGTHTDLVDRILSFLIAPKNSGKRVPVKKKRKSKKKLSGDDSKAKTKQKSKSKPRSSSSSPKKSKTGSKSNAIVMDSSSDEDDDEEDEKAGAPAEAEGSDTEGKPSEKEEDQSDKSEQSADEEEEEEEEEEEEEEDEDKEDDDDDDQYPKSKSSRGKAASKKSAPVKRQRTPAKKTGPPKKRAKKDVSEESESDVNSEADEKPKKKKSAPTKPAAKTKKADSSSNSKNNTNTAEDSSDDEPLIKMIKKAPTDEQLKETVQSLLKEANLEEMTMKQICRRVFDTFPDHDLTGRKDYIKETVKSLIT from the exons ATGAGTGACGTGGCGGAGGAAGCGATGGACAGCTCTGCAGTgtcagaggaagaagtggaggACCAGCAGGAGACGTCGCAGGGAGACCAGTCGAGTCCGAACAAAAGCCGCAGTAAGATACCAG TGGTGGGTGAAATCATTGAGGGCAAGCGGACAAAGAAGACAGTGGAGAGGCTCGATTTCCAGGCACCCAAGCAAATGGAGAAGCTCAAGATTGGAGATG gtAGCGGAGATAAATTAGGAGACATTGCACGCACCAACTTCCAGATCACGAAGATGAAGCCAGCTGACCTGAAACCTCTGCACGCCATCCTGTTCGACAGACCAGGAAAG ATGGCCACAATAAAGAAGAACTTGCGGCTGTTTAATGGCTTTCCCTTCGACGCAGACAGTGAACAGTACTCCAAAAAACGAGAAAAACTTCTCAA GAATTCAAATTTTACCAACACAAAACTCAAAGTTGTCTGTGGTGTTTTGGATCTGGAGAAGAAAGGAACGCACACAGATCTGGTCGACAGGATCCTGAGTTTCCTCATCGCACCAAAGAACAGCGGGAAG CGTGTACccgtgaagaagaagaggaaatcaAAGAAGAAACTGTCCGGCGACGACTCGAAGGCAAAGACCAAGCAGAAGAGCAAGTCCAAACCCAGGAGCTCATCGTCGAGTCccaaaaagtccaaaacagGAAGCAAGTCAAACGCCATCGTCATGGACTCGAGCAGCGacgaggatgatgatgaggaagacGAGAAGGCGGGGgctccagctgaagctgagGGATCCGATACAGAGGGGAAACCgtcagagaaggaggaggaccaGTCTGACAAGTCGGAGCAGTCTgcagacgaagaagaagaagaggaggaggaggaggaggaggaagaagaagatgaggataaagaggatgacgatgatgatga TCAGTATCCGAAATCAAAGTCGAGCAGAGGGAAGGCTGCGTCCAAGAAATCGGCACCAGTCAAAAGACAAAGGACACCAGCGAAGAAGACGGGTCCTCCTAAAAAGAGAGCGAAGAAGGACGTTTCAGAAGAGTCAGAGTCTGACGTCAACAGTGAAGCTGACGAGAAG cccaaaaagaagaaatccGCTCCCACCAAACCGGCCGCCAAAACAAAGAAGGCCGACAgtagcagcaacagcaaaaacaatacaaacacag cagaggacagttcAGACGACGAGCCGCTCATCAAGATGATAAAGAAGGCGCCGACCGACGAACAGCTGAAGGAGACGGTCCAGAGTCTGCTGAAGGAGGCCAACTTAGAGGAGATGACCATGAAACAGATCTGCCGGAGG GTGTTTGACACCTTCCCAGACCACGACCTGACCGGCAGGAAGGACTACATCAAAGAGACAGTCAAATCT